From Anopheles funestus chromosome 3RL, idAnoFuneDA-416_04, whole genome shotgun sequence, a single genomic window includes:
- the LOC125771926 gene encoding mediator of RNA polymerase II transcription subunit 13 isoform X2, whose translation MTHQNHQTNGASLEDCHTNFFALTDLCGIRWRQLVLGERPNAAGDPLDDPVVRSYSKCLAVDILCVWRRVVAPKPKPKPEPDPSNMFDMSIPGTGNSGSVVHPPLSLTAAKELWIFWYGEEPDLTDLVAPELLNSSETGDKGSWENGLSYECRSLLFKALHNVIERCLLSRGFVRIGRWFVHPSSNSEGVFGKSSHHASFSFTFFVHGDSTVCTSMDIREHPPVRLLTMRHLEQAQQAQQAAPSAGPNGGPGSPNAAGVNGGGSINPGSPGGTAAAGNGGAANASATIASTDASEPREVILAPFGLAGTLTGQSYKASDPHVQKMLDDWSAFYPISNKLSGMEDGSDNVPPMVEILVGKLKMRYPTKYVLVADMDDWTSANDTRSNSSSNSNNSTSSNNSSSNQTATPVTAIPSIAASVLSRANNASERSSGPINATSNQPAAGNISSNSSNPPTARNKDTPNESSSVALSPTGTLRQRNHHKSMMTPPLTVPESPSNDLGNPLSMSSALINKSPAVILPERVWQDCIMHASPSPSPMSSSSANGSTSAASNGSQTISTTPGSGVTIKTEPKDTGSSSSGSTSNTATSSGGGDENSSGAANGVDANGNSSVWEISDPTVKVSCCCIKSNQNCATNSNSGSGGTNSTGAAAGSTTPYGGPPSYCRNPMSIGESHPLPSEGSPASAAPSPMQPSSVSQPTSVPSGDQLITMSPHPPASNNPRSVQPGTPCLDHLDKNTPAPTPTDQHDSKSINASPYHTPSHPGGGGGGGSTGSSGNGNSTEAQQQQQQSQSNSNMGNSSSSSSSGSNSSSNSSSLNALKTSPRSGTLSSGIGSLKVRSESSLGAGSSIGSGGGVPMTPSIHSVYSSAHQTAMANNLASKRESILQMLQSLKRPSLFCKDYETLQSEDIPSTSQLLYDYTCVDAWMNHPVKRMRLAMEENRLVKKIRNLDLYANEHSRTMTTSFGVSGAGMPGSNSVANAVGANGMLMKGVATGDSSDSLAETLGGHNGGGGGGGVGACDNGTSNNGSCQPLLGHGQIKMELGCDGSGGGRDGAGTGVAGSGMGGANGTPDRNGPSSGNGDGALLGEHEIKKEKEEKGSNFLTDQDLQPSIDDLNQIFDDGGPFNDDPDLHNTPPGSNKSCSGSGGFSEEGKRFPSSNHHSVNSGMLSPKELSQMFPTPPSIDPHPNSSPGGGGCLSDGGIAIDTLVDLQMSLSSGAGSGPGSGSNLPNLGSPQEEPIDDWSFVFLPPPICPYVGSSKYAPLPSLPSQLIIPQIPTSTCTGLVYKSTRQKQKEQAAAEREKQKLREQAERDREQQQQLQQDQQQNSQSDNNNASSTGASGTTSGIGGIGGSAGGLGLGLLPIIKQELGNLTIPQPLSTPNSLLGGLNNLNGSINHPYSNPPSQGAQSQPHSRPPSVNSLPGGIIGSGAGMLSPSPAGAGASGGLFHPGMGGIPVPLRQGMSPISPATPGGSMRVPTPQGGSCPLPYPSPLGGAAAGSPNPMGSLNFRRTTPLLPPPPYDVAIASPANSVATPSSYHSKQFPLDGVDNSGGPGSNRGPMTPSSTGGGPLGSTVNQPLSSTGGGVGCGTGVGTNGTSGGRSTNIETNALLVNILLYDTALNIFRDHNFKSCTLCVCNAGTKCVGNIRGADSGLYLALPGTNWMDSVTAPAETAAGGSGTSGNGGVTGGRSKASALAHLGLSGGSSSSAFGGMLGSPAIGSSSDKTITINTDSLQNGYLDEDPIDCQCGFSAVVNRRMAHRAGLFYEDEMEITGMAEDPAVHKKSSLFEFLNGTAKAIKMEESGSGGSNGTLVATGGASATGGNGSDSLPLTLKVMDLLREQCSVVQSSSNSIHRAVNRYRGALFGRGLESSAVHLLEYVDANDVISLALEQGRLQAINESKMEVDQQQQSSSGSSSSSSSNVACSALVKGGTLRGIMNVHKWPFLRAGGPKSNQDIVRIMKSMQPLLQDAFHKRCTTRLWDAPYTIQGPLTWRQFHRLAGRGTGQCEPQPIPSLIVGYEKDWLSLAPYALHYWDKLLLEPYSYPRDVAYVAIVPDNDYVVAKVRTYFKELSTTYEMCKLGRHTPIKGWDGILRVGSQRVLKETQNSNLDEWFTNMGVDQQRKNGSSSSSGLNELLRLYAQTCQQQLAPYLSKVPSDKSLLDPPESHHHASSSSSSSASVSGGASGSSSLSGGSMNQPGGNSMGQNRGDGPGQSPMPPPPPSTPDSSQPGDKAPNTPKFDHDSENRDQLNTSSASPADGMRIDDDGKDPPHIVLYIVEPFTCGSDSPDVERLACLSLLRCYSNILNAVPDSIRSNISVQIISLESILELGRNRNRLRLSDHMRCLALSVFSQSRKYLAHMNTVKSLTGFGTAANAEQFIKRKDDKNRVPYRLYTPPYVLARSCEKSENTESFGKTSMKQQCSIMYCSYCLSEDQSWLLAVATDDRGEFLETVTINIDIPNRGRRKRASARRYGLQKLMDFILGLISQTVQPWRLVVGRIGRIGHGELKGWSWLLSKPNLQRASKHLKDICEQCSLMHPIAVPSILSACLVTLEPDSDLRVMSDQFTPDERFSQRSMQSPLSTPQDATCTHILVFPTSAKAQSAQASFSVIGELDLGEDLNMVIMDGDDDDDGINMMDVFKCWDDLPMQQINMPHSRPGSPSQFEGNQQSPGESGSKGAGSRDGYGSQDSEEVGLVLQQPLAIGYLVSTAPTGRMPEWFWSSCPHMENVCPVFLRTALHLHSPTILQNTDDPLQQNQSSTEHPLDSNITADVLRYVLEGYNLLSWLAMDSNTHDRLSCLPIHVQVLMQLYHMTAALA comes from the exons ACCGACCTATGCGGTATAAGATGGCGTCAATTGGTTCTCGGTGAGCGGCCAAATGCGGCCGGCGATCCGCTCGACGATCCGGTCGTGCGCTCCTACTCAAAATGTCTCGCCGTCGACATACTGTGCGTATGGCGAAGGGTGGTCGCACCCAAACCCAAACCAAAACCCGAACCGGACCCGAGCAACATGTTCGACATGAGCATACCGGGCACCGGTAACAGTGGTTCCGTCGTCCATCCGCCTCTCTCGCTGACCGCCGCTAAGGAGCTCTGGATCTTCTGGTACGGCGAGGAACCGGACCTAACCGATCTGGTTGCACCCGAGCTGCTCAACTCGTCCG AAACCGGCGACAAAGGCTCTTGGGAGAATGGACTCTCGTACGAGTGTCGTTCATTATTATTTAAGGCGTTACACAATGTGATCGAAAG ATGCCTATTATCGCGAGGATTCGTACGAATTGGCAGATGGTTCGTTCATCCCAGTTCGAACAGCGAGGGAGTGTTTGGCAAGAG CTCACATCACGCATCATTTTCGTTCACGTTCTTTGTGCACGGTGACAGCACGGTGTGTACCTCGATGGACATCCGAGAACATCCTCCGGTACGGTTGCTTACCATGCGACATCTCGAACAGGCGCAACAGGCACAACAAGCTGCCCCGAGTGCCGGCCCAAACGGTGGACCGGGCAGCCCTAACGCAGCGGGAGTCAACGGAGGTGGCTCGATCAATCCCGGATCACCCGGTGGTACGGCTGCGGCTGGAAACGGAGGAGCTGCCAATGCATCGGCAACGATCGCCTCGACGGATGCTAGCGAACCGCGGGAGGTAATACTAGCACCGTTCGGGCTAGCAGGTACACTAACGGGCCAAAGTTACAAAGCGAGCGATCCGCACGTCCAGAAAATGCTCGACGACTGGAGTGCGTTCTATCCGATCTCGAACAAACTCAGCGGTATGGAAGATGGCTCGGACAATGTGCCTCCGATGGTGGAGATCCTCGTCGGGAAGTTAAAGATGCGGTACCCCACAAAGTACGTGCTGGTCGCCGACATGGACGATTGGACGTCAGCGAACGACACGCGGAgcaatagtagtagtaatagtaataatagCACTAGCAGTAACAATAGCAGCAGCAATCAAACCGCAACACCGGTCACGGCGATACCCTCCATCGCAGCATCCGTTCTCAGCCGTGCCAATAACGCTAGCGAACGGTCCAGTGGCCCCATCAACGCAACCAGCAATCAACCGGCGGCGGgaaacatcagcagcaacagcagtaatCCTCCTACGGCACGCAACAAGGACACGCCGAACGAGAGCAGTTCGGTTGCGTTATCACCCACCGGTACGCTGCGCCAGCGAAATCACCACAAATCCATGATGACCCCACCGCTTACGGTGCCGGAATCGCCCTCGAACGATCTCGGCAATCCGCTCAGTATGTCGTCGGCACTGATCAACAAGTCGCCGGCCGTCATTCTGCCGGAACGTGTCTGGCAGGACTGCATAATGCACGCGTCACCATCACCTTCGCCGATGTCTTCATCGTCGGCGAACGGTAGCACATCCGCTGCTAGCAATGGAAGCCAAACGATCAGCACGACACCCGGCAGCGGTGTTACAATCAAAACGGAACCAAAGGATACcggcagcagtagtagtggcAGCACCTCCAACACAGCGACCAGcagcggtggtggtgatgagAATTCATCCGGTGCTGCTAACGGAGTCGATGCGAACGGCAACTCTTCCGTGTGGGAGATTAGCGACCCAACGGTGAAAGTGTCCTGCTGCTGTATCAA GTCAAACCAAAACTGCGCCACCAACAGTAATAGTGGGTCCGGTGGTACAAATTCAACGGGTGCTGCAGCCGGCAGTACAACGCCTTACGGTGGACCGCCTTCCTACTGTCGCAACCCGATGTCGATCGGTGAATCGCATCCACTTCCATCGGAAGGTTCACCGGCCAGTGCGGCACCATCACCGATGCAACCATCGTCCGTATCGCAACCAACCTCAGTACCATCTGGTGATCAG CTCATCACAATGTCTCCCCATCCACCTGCCTCAAACAATCCGCGCAGCGTACAGCCGGGTACGCCCTGCTTGGATCATCTGGACAAGAACACACCGGCACCGACACCGACGGATCAGCACGATAGCAAAAGTATCAATGCCTCACCGTATCATACACCGTCCCATCcgggcggtggcggtggtggtggttcgaCTGGCTCGTCAGGAAATGGTAACTCCACCGaagcgcagcagcaacagcaacaatcgcAAAGCAACTCGAATATGGGAAATTCGTctagcagtagtagcagtggCAGCAACAGCTCCTCCAACAGTAGCTCTCTAAACGCGCTCAAGACATCACCCCGCAGTGGTACACTATCGTCCGGCATCGGTAGCCTTAAGGTGCGTTCCGAGTCATCGCTCGGTGCCGGTAGTTCGATCGGCAGTGGTGGCGGTGTACCGATGACGCCAAGCATCCACAGCGTGTACAGTTCCGCTCACCAAACGGCAATGGCAAACAATTTGGCGAGCAAGCGGGAATCGATACTGCAAATGCTACAATCGCTAAAGCGACCGTCACTGTTCTGCAAGGACTACGAGACGTTGCAGAGTGAGGATATACCCAGCACCTCGCAGCTACTGTACGATTATACGTGCGTTGATGCATG GATGAATCATCCCGTAAAGCGGATGAGGCTCGCGATGGAGGAAAATCGTCTTGTGAAAAAGATACGGAATCTCGATCTGTACGCGAACGAGCATAGCCGCACGATGACGACCAGCTTTGGCGTTAGTGGTGCGGGAATGCCTGGAAGTAACAGTGTTGCCAACGCCGTCGGTGCCAATGGAATGCTAATGAAGGGCGTTGCAACGGGCGATTCGTCCGATTCACTAGCGGAAACGCTCGGTGGTcataatggtggtggtggcggcggcggAGTTGGTGCCTGTGATAATGGCACCTCAAACAATGGCAGCTGTCAACCGTTACTTGGACATGGACAGATCAAGATGGAGCTCGGATGTGACGGCAGTGGTGGTGGTCGTGACGGTGCAGGGACCGGCGTTGCTGGTAGTGGTATGGGAGGTGCCAACGGAACACCCGACCGCAATGGACCATCGTCCGGCAATGGAGACGGTGCGCTGCTCGGTGAGCATGAAATCAAGaaagagaaggaagaaaagggTTCGAACTTTTTAACGGATCAAGATCTGCAACCATCTATAGACGATCTGAATCAGATATTCGATGATGGTGGACCATTTAATGATGATCCCGATCTACACAACACACCACCCGGGTCGAACAAAAGCTGCAGCGGTAGTGGTGGTTTCTCGGAGGAAGGTAAACGCTTCCCAAGCTCGAACCATCACTCGGTTAACAGTGGCATGTTAAGCCCGAAGGAACTATCGCAAATGTTCCCAACACCGCCGAGTATCGATCCACACCCGAACTCCAgtcccggtggtggtggatgtCTTTCGGATGGTGGAATTGCAATCGATACGCTGGTCGATCTGCAAATGTCACTTTCGTCGGGTGCTGGGAGTGGACCGGGCTCTGGTTCGAACCTACCCAACCTGGGAAGTCCCCAGGAGGAACCGATCGATGATTGGTCGTTCGTGTTTTTGCCACCACCAATCTGTCCGTACGTGGGCTCGTCCAAGTATGCACCACTGCCGAGCTTACCGAGCCAGCTTATAATACCACAAATCCCGACAAGCACCTGTACCGGTCTGGTGTACAAATCGACCCGCCAGAAGCAAAAAGAACAAGCAGCTGCGGAACGGGAAAAGCAAAAGTTACGCGAACAGGCAGAACGGGATCgagagcagcaacagcagctgcaACAGGACCAACAGCAGAATAGTCAGTCGGATAACAATAATGCTTCGAGTACCGGTGCAAGTGGTACCACATCCGGTATTGGTGGTATTGGTGGTTCTGCCGGTGGTCTTGGATTGGGATTGCTTCCAATTATTAAGCAAGAGCTGGGTAACCTGACCATCCCGCAACCGTTGAGCACACCAAACTCGCTGCTCGGTGGGCTAAACAATCTGAACGGATCGATCAACCATCCGTACTCGAACCCACCGTCACAGGGTGCTCAATCGCAGCCCCACTCGAGACCACCGTCGGTGAATTCGCTGCCCGGTGGCATCATCGGAAGTGGTGCAGGAATGCTGAGTCCATCGCCGGCCGGTGCCGGTGCGTCCGGTGGTCTTTTCCATCCGGGCATGGGTGGAATACCGGTTCCACTGCGTCAGGGTATGTCACCAATATCGCCCGCAACACCGGGCGGTTCAATGCGCGTACCGACGCCGCAAGGAGGTTCGTGTCCACTTCCTTACCCATCGCCACTAGGCGGAGCTGCCGCTGGCAGTCCCAACCCGATGGGATCACTTAACTTCCGTCGGACGACACCGTTGCtaccaccgccaccgtacGATGTAGCTATCGCCAGTCCGGCCAATTCCGTTGCAACGCCTTCCTCCTACCACAGCAAACAGTTCCCGCTCGATGGCGTGGATAACAGTGGTGGACCGGGTTCGAACCGTGGCCCCATGACACCATCCTCGACCGGTGGTGGACCACTCGGTTCAACCGTAAATCAACCACTTTCGTCCACCGGTGGTGGTGTCGGATGTGGAACTGGTGTCGGCACAAACGGTACATCGGGTGGCCGCAGTACGAACATCGAAACGAACGCACTGCTCGTGAACATACTGCTGTACGATACCGCACTGAACATCTTCCGCGATCACAACTTTAAAAGCTGTACgctttgtgtgtgtaatgCCGGTACGAAGTGCGTCGGTAATATACGCGGTGCAGACAGTGGACTGTACCTTGCGCTGCCCGGTACGAACTGGATGGATTCCGTGACGGCACCGGCAGAAACGGCAGCTGGTGGTAGCGGAACCAGTGGAAATGGTGGAGTTACGGGCGGTAGAAGTAAAGCGAGTGCGCTGGCACATCTTGGCCTTAGCGgtggtagtagcagtagtgCCTTCGGTGGTATGTTAGGATCACCGGCGATTGGTTCAAGCAGCGACAAAACGATCACAATCAACACGGACAGTTTGCAGAATGGTTATCTGGATGAGGATCCGATCGATTGTCAGTGTGGTTTCAGTGCGGTGGTCAATCGCCGAATGGCCCACCGGGCGGGATTATTCTACGAggatgaaatggaaattacCGGCATGGCGGAAGATCCGGCTGTGCATAAGAAAAGCTCGCTGTTCGAATTTCTCAACGGAACTGCCAAAGCAATCAAGATGGAAGAATCGGGAAGTGGTGGATCGAATGGAACGTTAGTGGCGACCGGGGGTGCTTCGGCAACAGGTGGCAACGGTAGTGATAGTTTACCGCTGACGCTAAAAGTGATGGACCTGCTAAGAGAGCAGTGTTCTGTGGTGCAAAGTTCAAGCAATTCTATTCACCGTGCGGTTAATCGGTACCGTGGTGCACTGTTCGGTCGTGGATTGGAAAGTAGTGCCGTTCATCTGCTGGAGTATGTTGACGCTAACGATGTGATCAGTTTGGCACTGGAGCAAGGCCGGCTGCAGGCAATCAACGAGAGCAAGATGGAGGTggaccaacagcaacaatcaTCATCCGGTTCGTCGTCGTCTTCCTCGTCCAACGTGGCGTGTAGCGCACTGGTCAAGGGTGGCACTCTGCGAGGAATTATGAACGTCCACAAATGGCCCTTCCTGCGTGCGGGTGGTCCAAAGAGTAATCAGGACATTGTGCGGATCATGAAATCGATGCAACCGCTGCTGCAGGATGCATTCCACAAGCGTTGTACGACGCGGCTATGGGATGCACCGTACACGATACAGGGTCCACTCACGTGGAGACAGTTCCACCGTTTGGCTGGTCGAGGTACGGGCCAATGCGAACCGCAACCAATTCCTTCACTGATCGTGGGTTACGAGAAAGATTGGCTTTCGTTAGCGCCGTACGCGCTGCACTACTGGGACAAGCTGCTGCTCGAACCGTACTCCTATCCGCGCGATGTTGCGTACGTCGCCATTGTTCCGGACAATGATTATGTGGTGGCGAAGGTGCGTACGTACTTCAAGGAGCTTAGCACCACGTACGAAATGTGCAAGCTGGGTCGACACACACCGATCAAGGGCTGGGACGGGATATTGCGTGTGGGCAGTCAGCGTGTGCTAAAGGAAACGCAAAACTCCAACCTGGACGAATGGTTCACGAATATGGGCGTCGATCAGCAGCGCAAGAATGGTTCGTCGTCGTCTTCCGGATTGAACGAGCTGTTGCGACTGTACGCCCAAACGTGCCAGCAGCAGTTGGCACCGTATCTGTCGAAGGTACCGTCCGACAAGAGTTTGCTAGATCCACCGGAAAGTCATCACCATGCATCATCGTCGTCTTCGTCTTCGGCTTCGGTATCGGGCGGTGCTTCGGGATCGTCATCGTTGAGCGGTGGTTCAATGAATCAACCGGGAGGAAATTCTATGGGACAAAACCGTGGCGATGGTCCCGGACAAAGTCCAatgccaccgccaccaccgagCACACCGGATTCATCGCAACCCGGTGATAAGGCTCCGAATACACCTAAATTTGATCATG ACTCTGAAAATCGTGATCAGCTGAATACCTCCTCCGCCAGTCCTGCCGATGGCATGCGAATCGACGACGATGGAAAAGATCCACCACATATCGTGCTGTACATCGTGGAACCGTTTACATGCGGAAGCGATTCACCAGACGTGGAACGGTTGGCGTGCCTTTCGTTGCTGCGCTGCTATTCAAACATTCTGAACGCAGTTCCGGATTCGATACGAAGCAATATCAGTGTACAA ATTATCTCTCTCGAAAGCATTCTCGAGCTCGGTCGTAATCGGAATCGATTGCGTTTAAGCGATCACATGCGTTGTCTAGCGTTGAGTGTGTTCTCCCAGAGCCGCAAATATCTCGCACATATGAACACGGTTAAAAGCTTGACTGGATTCGGCACGGCCGCAAATGCGGAACAGTTTATCAAGCGCAAGGACGACAAGAACCGTGTGCCGTACAGGCTGTACACACCGCCGTATGTGCTGGCAAGGTCATGCGAGAAGAGCGAAAACACGGAATCGTTCGGTAAGACAAGTATGAAGCAACAGTGCTCCATCATGTATTGTAGCTACTGCTTGAGTGAGGATCAGAGCTGGTTGCTAGCGGTGGCGACCGACGATCGGGGCGAGTTTTTGGAAACGGTCACGATCAACATTGACATTCCTAACCGGGGTCGTCGGAAGCGTGCCTCTGCACGCCGGTACGGGTTGCAGAAGTTGATGGACTTCATCCTAGGGCTAATCTCACAGACGGTGCAACCATGGCGTTTGGTTGTGGGCCGTATCGGGCGCATCGGGCACGGTGAGCTGAAGGGTTGGAGTTGGCTGCTGAGCAAACCGAACCTGCAGCGAGCGTCCAAGCATCTGAAGGACATTTGTGAGCAGTGTTCGCTGATGCATCCGATCGCCGTACCGAGCATACTGAGCGCGTGTCTGGTGACGCTCGAGCCGGATTCCGATCTGCGCGTCATGTCCGATCAGTTTACGCCGGACGAGCGGTTCAGCCAGCGGTCGATGCAGTCACCGCTTTCGACGCCACAGGATGCGACCTGCACACACATACTGGTGTTCCCGACCAGTGCCAAAGCACAG TCTGCCCAGGCATCGTTCAGTGTGATTGGAGAGTTGGATTTGGGCGAGGATCTCAACATGGTCATCATGGATGgagacgacgacgatgatggtaTCAACATGATGGATGTGTTCAAATGCTGGG ATGATTTACCGATGCAGCAGATCAACATGCCACATTCACGACCAGGCAGTCCTTCACAGTTTGAGGGCAACCAACAGAGCCCGGGCGAAAGTGGTTCGAAAGGTGCTGGATCTCGTGATGGCTACGGATCACAGGATTCGGAAGAG GTCGGATTGGTGTTACAGCAACCGCTAGCCATCGGGTACCTTGTATCGACGGCCCCAACCGGACGTATGCCGGAATGGTTCTGGTCATCCTGCCCGCACATGGAGAACGTGTGTCCTGTGTTTTTGCGTACGGCACTGCACCTACACAGTCCCACCATCCTGCAAAACACGGACGATCCGTTACAGCAGAACCAATCGTCTACCGAACATCCGCTCGATTCGAACATTACGGCCGACGTGTTGCGGTATGTGCTCGAGGGTTACAATCTGCTTTCCTGGCTGGCGATGGATTCGAACACGCACGATCGACTATCCTGTTTGCCAATACACGTGCAGGTGCTAATGCAACTGTACCACATGACAGCAGCCTTGGCGTAA